The following coding sequences lie in one Flavobacteriales bacterium genomic window:
- a CDS encoding iron-sulfur cluster assembly accessory protein encodes MITVSENAKKQAIHLMSDDSAPEGSFIRVGVKGGGCSGLTYDLTFDHVITDDDKVFEDKGIKIVCDKKSILYLAGTELDFSGGLNGKGFVFKNPNANRTCGCGESFSL; translated from the coding sequence ATGATAACAGTTTCAGAAAACGCAAAAAAACAAGCTATTCATTTAATGTCAGACGACAGTGCTCCTGAAGGAAGCTTTATTCGTGTTGGTGTTAAAGGCGGTGGTTGTTCTGGTTTAACTTACGATTTAACTTTCGACCATGTGATAACTGACGACGACAAAGTTTTTGAGGATAAAGGGATAAAAATTGTTTGTGATAAAAAAAGCATTTTATACCTCGCTGGTACTGAATTGGATTTTTCTGGTGGATTGAATGGGAAAGGATTTGTATTTAAAAACCCGAATGCAAATAGAACTTGTGGTTGTGGAGAAAGTTTCTCCCTTTAG
- a CDS encoding YdcF family protein, which produces MNFCIFVLIKTLKNILPKLKTFTKWFFIVNGIFFVITMILSFTTLPFWMYYDLSISEHKLTNPPEYIVVMSGGGIPSESGLMRTYKTAEMAKLFPAAKVIVTMPGDTADTNASCYLMKKEIVLRGVNPDRIIFENVGTNTRSQAQETQKIINSDAPTLIITSPEHIYRSVKCFNKLGMTNVSGEPAWAQEMEADFSFDDDKLGGNKVIPDIGNNLQVRYQFWNHLRFQTLVYREYFAIAFYKIKGWI; this is translated from the coding sequence ATGAACTTTTGTATCTTCGTACTCATCAAAACACTAAAAAACATATTACCCAAACTAAAAACATTCACGAAATGGTTTTTCATTGTTAATGGTATTTTTTTTGTCATTACAATGATTTTGTCGTTTACTACTTTACCCTTTTGGATGTATTACGATTTGAGTATCTCTGAACATAAGTTAACCAATCCGCCAGAGTATATTGTAGTAATGAGTGGTGGCGGCATTCCTAGCGAATCGGGCTTAATGCGCACGTACAAAACTGCTGAAATGGCTAAACTATTTCCTGCTGCCAAAGTTATTGTTACCATGCCTGGAGATACTGCCGATACTAATGCATCTTGTTACTTAATGAAAAAAGAAATTGTATTACGAGGTGTAAATCCCGACAGAATTATTTTTGAAAATGTAGGAACAAACACTCGTTCACAAGCACAGGAAACACAAAAAATAATCAACTCAGATGCCCCTACTTTAATTATTACTTCTCCCGAACATATTTATAGGTCAGTAAAATGTTTCAACAAATTAGGCATGACCAATGTTTCTGGCGAACCTGCTTGGGCACAAGAAATGGAAGCTGACTTTAGTTTTGATGACGATAAATTAGGCGGAAACAAAGTGATTCCAGACATTGGAAACAACCTTCAAGTTCGCTATCAATTTTGGAATCACCTACGTTTTCAAACCTTGGTATACAGAGAATATTTTGCCATCGCTTTTTATAAAATCAAAGGCTGGATTTAA
- the thiL gene encoding thiamine-phosphate kinase, with amino-acid sequence MLEDKNPKPVSELGQLGEFGLIKHLTENIELQNKSSVKGVGDDAAVLNYKNKHTVVTTDLLVEGVHFDMLYSPLKHLGYKAVVVNISDVYAMNAHPKQITVSLAVSNKMSVEALEELYEGIYLACNIYGVDVVGGDTTSSTSGLIISITAIGEVEAADVVYRNGAKENDLICVSGDLGGAFMGLQLLEREKQIFKDNPAIQPDFSGNDYVLERQLKPEPRQDVIEMFKELGVKPTAMIDVSDGLSSDLLHICNQSEVGCVIYENKIPIDYTVVGLAQEMSLDPTVCALSGGEDYELLFTISLDDYEKIKDQKRVTIIGHITSDKENYTIVDKNEQVHKLIAQGWNALLNNKND; translated from the coding sequence ATGTTAGAAGATAAAAATCCAAAACCAGTTAGTGAATTGGGTCAACTCGGAGAGTTTGGCTTAATTAAACATCTTACTGAAAATATAGAACTACAAAACAAATCGTCGGTTAAGGGTGTTGGCGACGATGCTGCTGTTTTAAATTACAAAAACAAACACACTGTTGTTACTACCGATTTGTTGGTGGAAGGCGTTCATTTCGATATGCTATATTCTCCGTTAAAACATTTGGGGTACAAAGCTGTTGTGGTAAATATTTCTGACGTTTATGCGATGAATGCTCATCCGAAACAAATTACGGTTTCGTTGGCGGTATCAAATAAAATGTCTGTTGAAGCATTGGAAGAACTGTATGAAGGCATTTATTTGGCTTGTAATATTTATGGTGTTGATGTGGTAGGAGGAGATACCACTTCTTCAACTTCGGGTTTAATTATAAGCATTACAGCTATTGGCGAAGTAGAAGCTGCCGACGTGGTTTACAGAAACGGAGCAAAAGAAAACGATTTGATTTGTGTGTCGGGCGATTTGGGCGGAGCTTTTATGGGCTTGCAATTGTTAGAAAGAGAAAAACAAATATTTAAAGATAATCCAGCCATACAACCTGATTTTTCGGGTAATGATTATGTGTTGGAACGCCAATTAAAGCCAGAACCACGACAAGATGTGATTGAAATGTTTAAAGAATTGGGTGTTAAACCTACAGCTATGATTGATGTTTCAGATGGTTTGTCGTCAGACTTGTTGCACATTTGTAATCAATCGGAAGTGGGTTGTGTAATTTATGAAAACAAAATTCCTATCGACTATACAGTGGTTGGATTGGCACAAGAAATGAGTTTAGATCCTACGGTTTGTGCATTAAGTGGAGGCGAAGATTACGAATTGCTTTTTACCATCTCGCTTGACGATTACGAAAAAATTAAAGATCAAAAACGAGTAACCATTATTGGTCATATTACTTCTGATAAGGAAAATTATACTATTGTAGATAAGAACGAGCAAGTTCATAAGTTGATTGCGCAAGGTTGGAATGCTTTGTTGAATAATAAAAATGACTAG